One window of the Candidatus Jettenia sp. genome contains the following:
- a CDS encoding DUF1214 domain-containing protein, giving the protein MRIQYFLIIALISTQFGIAFARDFDAERLERRAYEAALWGQALVAGNEMIGGGIAAGQKLNQVAFFSRPPNWKFQQPTPNNSTCYVQLTYDVKQGPVVVELPPTKGPYSIFGTFLDVWQRPVVDVGAGGDDKGKGGKYFLYNARDPKITVPDGYLPVPLQTYRGYGTLRVITPDLEPKTLEGAVEYIKAGFQQYPHGNSDRHPRMDIYDKEYSSLFPWDHTFFQRLQEVINHEEVREEDKYVMGMLSSIGIDRGGSFEPDKETRAVLDRVMKRVHGELQYRLRTILPPRWGDKSQWTQPVPESMISTMMTYKDENKVYIDDRAFTYYTYISPPVKLGLSTAYLMLTKDADGEPLKGDRNYTLTVPANVPAKQFWSVVVYDVATASYIREADPIGLASTENPKQNSDDTFTLHFGPKPLNGGVNYLPTGNAANYFLLFRFYGPEKAYNDNSWMLNDMEKQR; this is encoded by the coding sequence ATGAGAATCCAGTACTTTTTGATTATCGCCTTAATAAGCACACAGTTCGGAATTGCGTTTGCTCGTGACTTCGACGCTGAACGATTGGAGCGTCGCGCCTATGAAGCGGCATTGTGGGGGCAGGCCCTCGTGGCCGGCAATGAGATGATTGGTGGCGGCATTGCCGCTGGTCAAAAACTCAATCAAGTTGCTTTTTTCTCTCGGCCACCGAACTGGAAGTTTCAACAACCCACACCCAATAACTCCACATGCTACGTCCAATTAACCTATGACGTGAAGCAAGGCCCCGTGGTAGTCGAGCTTCCACCAACTAAAGGACCGTACAGCATCTTTGGGACGTTTCTTGATGTTTGGCAGCGTCCTGTCGTAGACGTCGGCGCAGGTGGCGATGATAAGGGCAAAGGGGGAAAATACTTCCTCTACAATGCCCGTGACCCTAAGATCACTGTGCCAGATGGCTATCTCCCGGTCCCACTTCAGACCTATCGGGGGTACGGGACGCTCCGTGTAATCACACCCGACCTCGAGCCGAAGACCCTAGAGGGGGCAGTCGAATACATAAAAGCAGGCTTCCAGCAGTATCCACACGGCAACAGTGACCGGCACCCCCGCATGGACATCTATGACAAGGAATATTCCTCTTTGTTTCCGTGGGATCATACATTTTTTCAGCGGCTCCAAGAGGTCATCAATCACGAAGAGGTCCGCGAAGAGGACAAGTATGTGATGGGTATGCTCAGCTCCATTGGAATCGACCGCGGCGGCAGCTTCGAGCCAGACAAGGAAACGCGTGCCGTGCTGGACCGCGTCATGAAGCGAGTTCACGGTGAACTTCAATACCGCCTTCGCACGATTCTGCCACCTCGTTGGGGAGACAAGTCCCAGTGGACGCAACCGGTACCAGAATCGATGATTTCGACGATGATGACCTACAAGGACGAGAACAAGGTCTACATCGATGACAGAGCTTTCACTTATTACACTTACATTTCTCCTCCAGTAAAGCTGGGGTTGTCTACAGCTTATCTCATGCTGACCAAAGACGCAGATGGTGAACCGCTCAAGGGCGATCGCAATTACACTTTGACTGTCCCCGCGAACGTCCCTGCCAAACAGTTCTGGTCTGTCGTTGTTTATGATGTCGCCACAGCCTCGTATATCCGCGAGGCTGATCCCATCGGTCTCGCGTCAACCGAGAACCCAAAACAGAATAGTGACGACACTTTCACCCTCCACTTTGGCCCCAAGCCACTGAATGGCGGAGTGAACTACCTGCCAACTGGCAATGCGGCCAATTATTTCCTGCTTTTCCGCTTCTACGGCCCGGAGAAGGCCTACAACGACAATAGTTGGATGTTGAACGACATGGAGAAACAACGTTAG
- a CDS encoding amphi-Trp domain-containing protein: MSVRKRKRKRDIEKNYPAKQFVIKLRRLADCIEKGNRFRIQVAGERIVIPPTAIINIEHERSSSEEEIEFQIKWQLDQ, from the coding sequence ATGTCAGTACGAAAAAGAAAACGTAAACGAGATATTGAGAAGAATTATCCAGCAAAGCAGTTTGTGATAAAACTAAGGCGACTTGCGGACTGTATTGAAAAGGGTAACCGCTTCCGGATACAAGTGGCTGGAGAACGGATAGTCATTCCACCTACTGCCATTATCAATATTGAACATGAGCGTAGTTCTTCTGAAGAAGAAATAGAATTTCAGATTAAGTGGCAACTTGACCAGTAA
- a CDS encoding zf-TFIIB domain-containing protein — protein sequence MQCPVCKDVTLVISERQGIEIDYCPQCRGVWLDRGELDKIIDRTFQQNEHEQEHFHEHRDYDDKKYHGYKRKKRGFLGELFDFD from the coding sequence ATGCAGTGTCCTGTATGTAAAGATGTAACTCTTGTCATATCTGAACGACAAGGGATAGAGATTGACTATTGTCCGCAGTGTCGAGGTGTTTGGCTTGACCGTGGAGAATTGGATAAGATTATTGATCGAACATTTCAGCAGAATGAGCATGAACAGGAGCATTTTCATGAGCATAGGGATTATGATGACAAGAAGTACCATGGCTACAAGAGGAAAAAACGTGGATTTCTTGGAGAGTTATTTGATTTTGATTAA